The following proteins come from a genomic window of Parafrankia irregularis:
- a CDS encoding Zn-dependent membrane protease: MLFQLAEPAALLGILLAFVVGVFVHDAAQIFAARLARDPMPARSGRLTARLGTQRVSPFSWVGVLLGGAGWTEPIRMNDVWRRRRFHVTAALLAGPLAYALLALAALGGTRGLSELVLMVQGDRVAEIFGASFAVELLMWMAYTFASMCILSLVPVPPADGGRILFLLGPQSEGWRKAHYHLTERNIGVAILLAVVLLPVLFAGFPSVLGQLTLPLLRGLGSLIGLDLL; encoded by the coding sequence GTGCTGTTTCAGCTCGCCGAGCCAGCGGCGCTGCTCGGCATCCTGCTTGCCTTCGTCGTCGGCGTCTTCGTGCACGACGCCGCGCAGATCTTCGCCGCCCGCCTCGCCCGGGACCCGATGCCCGCGCGGTCCGGGCGGCTGACCGCACGGCTGGGGACCCAACGGGTCAGCCCGTTCAGCTGGGTCGGCGTGCTGCTCGGCGGCGCCGGGTGGACCGAGCCGATCCGGATGAACGACGTCTGGCGCCGGCGCCGGTTCCACGTCACCGCCGCGCTGCTCGCCGGCCCGCTCGCCTACGCGCTGCTGGCGCTCGCGGCACTGGGCGGCACCCGTGGGCTCAGCGAGCTTGTGCTGATGGTCCAGGGCGACCGGGTGGCCGAGATCTTCGGCGCCAGCTTCGCGGTCGAGCTGCTGATGTGGATGGCGTACACGTTCGCCTCGATGTGCATCCTCAGCCTGGTCCCCGTCCCGCCGGCCGACGGGGGGCGCATCCTGTTCCTGCTCGGTCCGCAGAGCGAGGGCTGGCGCAAGGCGCACTACCACCTCACCGAGCGCAACATCGGCGTCGCGATCCTCCTCGCGGTGGTCCTTCTGCCGGTGCTCTTCGCGGGCTTCCCGTCCGTGCTCGGCCAGCTGACCCTGCCGCTGCTGCGCGGCCTGGGCTCGCTGATCGGGCTCGATCTGCTCTGA
- a CDS encoding ParA family protein, which yields MVRSDSAVTGPPGRRYYGEVTVGEPRLSEDGRLEVGEDIADDGTGKPGPTGRPMPVFPVPDALTSHGPAWVVAMCNQKGGVGKTTSTINLGAALAEYGRRVLLVDFDPQGALSVGLGINPMQFEVTVHDLLLGGDVDIQDTIVETQVENLDLLPSNIDLSAAEVLLVTEVGREHSLARTLAPIMDVYDVILIDCQPSLGLLTVNALTAADAVIVPLECEYFALRGVALLLQTIDKVRERLNSRLELAGILATMYDARTLHAREVLARVVERFPDEVFHTVINRTVRFPETTVAGEPITTYAPTSVGAAGYRRLARELMARYATPPAVG from the coding sequence GTGGTCCGTTCCGACTCCGCGGTCACCGGTCCGCCGGGCCGCCGCTACTACGGCGAGGTGACGGTCGGCGAACCTCGCCTGTCCGAGGACGGCCGCCTGGAGGTTGGCGAGGATATCGCCGACGACGGTACCGGCAAGCCGGGCCCCACCGGGCGCCCCATGCCCGTCTTCCCGGTGCCGGACGCACTGACCTCGCATGGCCCCGCATGGGTCGTCGCGATGTGTAACCAGAAGGGTGGCGTGGGGAAGACCACCAGCACGATCAATCTCGGCGCGGCGCTGGCCGAGTACGGCCGGCGGGTCCTGCTGGTCGACTTCGACCCGCAGGGCGCGCTCTCGGTGGGCCTGGGCATCAACCCGATGCAGTTCGAGGTCACGGTGCACGACCTCCTGCTGGGTGGCGACGTCGACATCCAGGACACGATCGTCGAGACCCAGGTGGAGAACCTCGATCTGCTGCCGAGCAACATCGACCTGTCGGCTGCCGAGGTGCTGCTGGTCACCGAGGTCGGCCGGGAGCACAGCCTGGCTCGCACCCTCGCCCCGATCATGGATGTGTACGACGTCATCCTGATCGACTGCCAGCCCTCGCTGGGCCTGCTCACCGTGAACGCGCTCACCGCCGCCGACGCCGTCATCGTCCCGCTGGAGTGTGAGTACTTCGCGCTCCGCGGCGTGGCGCTGCTTCTGCAGACCATCGACAAGGTGCGGGAGCGCCTCAACTCGCGGCTTGAGCTCGCCGGGATTCTGGCAACCATGTACGACGCCCGAACGCTGCACGCCCGGGAGGTCCTCGCCCGGGTCGTGGAGCGCTTTCCCGACGAGGTCTTTCACACCGTGATCAACCGTACGGTGCGTTTTCCGGAGACGACCGTCGCGGGTGAACCAATCACCACCTATGCCCCCACATCGGTCGGCGCGGCCGGATACCGTCGACTGGCCCGAGAACTGATGGCCCGCTACGCGACGCCGCCAGCCGTCGGGTGA
- a CDS encoding pseudouridine synthase, producing the protein MNGTVSDPNNPNDPSDLAGSDRDGFDLADPGRVAASGRSGRPGQKPGPEAEGIRLQKVLAAAGIGSRRASEELIDAGRVRVDGEVVREQGRRVDPERAVIEVDGERVVTRTGLVHLALHKPRGVLSTMSDDRGRPTIADLLTEFGTRLFHVGRLDADSEGLLLVTNDGDLAHRLMHPSYGVQKTYLVEITGPVRKDLPRRLRSGVELEDGPVKVDSARIIDMAASRVMMEIVLHEGRNHVVRRVMESVGHPVHRLVRVSFGPVALGTLRAGRARHLTRHEVGALYKAAGL; encoded by the coding sequence ATGAACGGCACCGTCTCCGACCCGAACAACCCGAACGACCCCTCCGACCTCGCTGGTTCCGACCGCGATGGTTTTGACCTTGCCGACCCCGGCCGCGTCGCCGCGTCCGGCCGCTCCGGCCGGCCGGGCCAGAAGCCGGGGCCCGAGGCTGAGGGCATCCGGCTGCAGAAGGTGCTGGCCGCGGCCGGCATCGGGTCCCGCCGAGCCAGCGAGGAGCTGATCGACGCCGGGCGGGTCCGGGTCGACGGTGAGGTCGTGCGCGAGCAGGGCCGCCGGGTCGACCCGGAGCGTGCGGTCATCGAGGTCGACGGCGAGCGTGTCGTCACCCGGACGGGGCTGGTGCACCTGGCACTGCACAAGCCCCGCGGAGTGCTGTCGACGATGTCCGACGACCGTGGCCGGCCGACGATCGCCGACCTGCTCACCGAGTTCGGGACCAGGCTGTTCCACGTCGGCCGGCTGGACGCCGACAGCGAGGGCCTGCTGCTCGTGACCAACGACGGTGACCTCGCGCACCGCCTGATGCACCCCTCCTACGGTGTGCAGAAGACCTATCTGGTCGAGATCACCGGCCCCGTCCGCAAGGACCTGCCCCGCCGGCTGCGCTCGGGGGTGGAGCTGGAGGACGGCCCGGTGAAGGTCGACTCCGCCAGGATCATCGACATGGCCGCGTCCCGGGTGATGATGGAGATCGTCCTGCACGAGGGTCGCAACCACGTCGTGCGCCGGGTGATGGAGAGCGTGGGCCATCCGGTGCACCGGCTCGTCCGCGTCTCGTTCGGCCCGGTCGCGCTGGGTACCCTGCGGGCCGGCCGGGCACGGCACCTCACCCGGCACGAGGTCGGTGCCCTCTACAAGGCGGCCGGGCTGTGA
- a CDS encoding segregation and condensation protein A encodes MATAPATTAATGVAATGAADVSAASAASARGGRTEPFVVELDNFSGPFDLLLSLIAKHRMDVTEVALSKVTDEFVAHIRRLGDRFDLGQATEFLVIAATLLDLKAARLLPGAISDDEAEDLALLEARDLLFARLLQYKAYKEAASIFSAMMALEARFVARAVPLEPRYAAALPEVQISIGPTELAALAARLREPPLPPQVATDHVHLPRVSVREHMIAVIGMLRELGVASFGVLCVGLLETIEVVARFLALLELFREGRITFEQERPLGELIVRWVARAEDEDRPVGASLYPGEAGQDGPAFDPGLPDLTAAAPAGAGAGSAAGAGSAAGDGSAAGDDGGDWDGDDDLAGRRRRPRRPRGARRTTE; translated from the coding sequence ATGGCCACGGCGCCAGCAACGACCGCGGCGACCGGGGTTGCGGCGACCGGGGCTGCGGACGTCTCCGCGGCCTCGGCGGCCAGCGCGCGAGGGGGCCGCACCGAGCCGTTCGTGGTCGAGTTGGACAACTTCTCGGGGCCGTTCGACCTGTTGCTCTCGCTCATCGCCAAGCACCGGATGGACGTCACCGAGGTGGCGCTGTCGAAGGTGACCGACGAGTTCGTCGCGCACATCCGGCGTCTCGGCGACCGGTTCGACCTGGGGCAGGCCACCGAGTTCCTGGTGATCGCCGCGACCCTGCTCGACCTGAAGGCCGCCCGCCTGCTTCCCGGCGCGATCTCCGATGACGAGGCCGAGGACCTCGCCCTGCTGGAGGCGCGCGACCTGCTGTTCGCGCGGCTGCTGCAGTACAAGGCCTACAAGGAGGCCGCCTCGATCTTCAGCGCGATGATGGCGCTGGAGGCCAGGTTCGTCGCCCGGGCGGTGCCGCTGGAGCCGCGGTACGCCGCCGCGCTGCCCGAGGTCCAGATCAGCATCGGCCCCACCGAGCTCGCGGCGCTCGCCGCCCGGCTGCGGGAGCCGCCACTTCCGCCGCAGGTGGCCACCGACCACGTGCACCTGCCCAGGGTCAGCGTCCGCGAGCACATGATCGCCGTCATCGGGATGCTGCGTGAACTCGGTGTGGCCTCCTTCGGCGTGCTCTGCGTCGGGCTGCTGGAGACGATCGAGGTCGTCGCGCGTTTCCTGGCGCTGCTGGAGCTGTTCCGCGAGGGACGCATCACCTTCGAGCAGGAACGGCCGCTGGGTGAGCTCATCGTCCGCTGGGTGGCCCGCGCCGAGGATGAGGACCGTCCTGTCGGGGCCTCGCTCTACCCTGGCGAGGCAGGGCAGGACGGGCCCGCCTTCGACCCGGGTCTGCCGGATCTGACGGCCGCGGCGCCAGCCGGAGCCGGAGCAGGATCCGCGGCCGGAGCAGGATCCGCGGCCGGCGACGGATCCGCGGCCGGCGACGACGGCGGAGACTGGGACGGTGACGACGACCTGGCCGGCCGTCGGAGAAGGCCGAGGAGGCCTCGAGGAGCGAGGAGAACCACGGAGTGA
- the scpB gene encoding SMC-Scp complex subunit ScpB produces the protein MSGDPTHAGEAGATGATAVEEASRPSDIALVEAVLMVAERPVGVAEFATALDIPARRVEQLLVELAEAYRREERGFRLRHVGKGWRLYTADECAPWVERFVLAGQSARLSQAALETLAIVAYQQPVSRGRISAVRGVSADGVIRTLTARNLVEECGHDHESGAILYRTTDYFLERMGLRDLDELPPLAPLLPGVADIDDIVAS, from the coding sequence GTGAGCGGCGATCCCACCCACGCGGGGGAGGCGGGGGCAACAGGCGCGACAGCAGTCGAAGAGGCGAGCCGCCCCTCGGACATCGCGCTGGTGGAGGCGGTCCTGATGGTGGCGGAACGGCCGGTGGGCGTCGCCGAGTTCGCCACCGCGCTCGACATCCCCGCCCGCCGCGTCGAGCAGCTTCTCGTCGAGCTGGCCGAGGCGTACAGGCGCGAGGAGCGCGGCTTCCGGTTGCGCCACGTCGGCAAGGGGTGGCGGCTCTACACCGCGGACGAGTGCGCGCCGTGGGTGGAGCGTTTCGTGCTCGCGGGGCAGTCGGCTCGCCTGTCGCAGGCCGCGCTGGAGACGCTCGCGATCGTCGCCTACCAGCAGCCGGTCAGCCGCGGGCGGATCTCGGCGGTGCGCGGCGTCTCGGCCGACGGGGTCATCCGTACCCTCACCGCGCGCAACCTGGTCGAGGAATGTGGCCATGACCACGAGTCGGGGGCCATCCTCTACCGGACCACCGACTACTTCCTGGAGCGGATGGGCCTGCGCGACCTTGACGAGCTGCCTCCGCTCGCACCCCTGCTGCCCGGCGTCGCGGATATCGATGACATCGTGGCGTCATGA